DNA sequence from the archaeon BMS3Bbin15 genome:
CAAAAACTCAGGCTTTTTGATACCTCATGTAATTTCAATAACTCTCTCAACCCTACTTCTCAGTATAGCTATTGTACTTGGCTTTATTAAAAGAAAGGTTCTCTTCGAAAATGGTATAAAGAAGACTGAAATAGTTCACATTGTTCTGGGTAGCCTTGGAATCTTCTTTTATATTATTGCTGTTCTCTCAGGGCTGGCAATGTATATGAAAGCAGGACTTCTATGAAGCTATTCTTCTATACCAACAATAGATTCAAATTCAGAGTGGCGGATGAAATTTTCAGCCGCTATGAAATAGGTCTATTCATAGTCAAGCCTGATTTCAAAGAGATTCAGGCAGAGAAAAGTGAGGACAAGGTTGTTGATGCATTAAACAATGCCATTCTCAGGCCTGCTCTTGCTGAAGATTCTGGTCTGTATATTCCATTAAAGCCTGTCCAGAACAAAATCAGGCTTTATTTTGCTATTTTTAACTTCCTCTTCTGTTGTAACTCCTGTGAGCACAAGAGCAGTCTTCATTCCCATTGCCTTTCCGAAGGCAATATCAGTCTCAAGTCTGTCTCCTATTAGAAGGATCTCATCTGGCTTAACCCCGAGTTCTTTCATAATAAGCTTTCCTATTATCTTTGAGGGTTTTCCCACAACAGTGGCATTCCTTCCCGAGGCCACCTCAATAGCCTTAACAATAGCACCGCCACCTGGCATAAGCCCTCTATCAGTTATGAAAGTTGCATCAGGACTTGTTGCTATAAACTCCGCACCTTCTCTGATAAAGCGGGAAGCCATGGCCATTTTTGAGTAATTGAAATCCCTGTCAAGACCTGTAATAACAACATTGCAGTCTCTAAAGCAGATTTCATGCCCCATCGCCTCTAACTCTTTCTTCAAGCCCTCCTCACCGACAACAAAAACCCTTGCTATGCCAAGCTTCTCCTTTATGTAAAGAGCTGAGGCATAACCCGAGGTGAAGATATCATACTCTGACACATCAATTCCAAGACCAAGGAGCTTATCAACATAGGCTTTCCTTGACTTTGTTGAGTTGTTGGTAAGGAATATAACCCTGCCCTGCCTTCTTAGCTTCTCAATCTTCTCCCTTGCACCTGGTAGAAGTCTATCACCTATATAGATTACACCATCCAGGTCAACAACAAAGGCTTTAAAGGTCATTAAGTTTAAATAATCTCGGATAGATATAAAATCTTGCCCTTGATAGTTATCACAATTATTCAGTTATCATTCTTCTCAGAAGGTGTTGTTTATGAAAATGTCAGGTGCCAGAGCCATAGTTTCAGGTCTTGAAAAGGAAGGTGTTGAAGTCATCTTTGGTATACCGGGGGGGCAGAGTATCCCTCTTTATGATGCCCTCTATGATTCAAGTATGAATCATATCTTAACCAGGCATGAACAGGGTGCAGCCCATGCTGCTGATGGTTATGCAAGAGCAAGTGGAAAGGTGGGGGTATGCAGTGCCACCTCTGGACCTGGTGCTACAAATCTTACAACTGGTATAGCCAATGCATATATGGATTCCTCGCCCATAGTAGCTATCACAGGGCAGGTGCCAAGAGCCTTCATAGGCAAAGATGCATTTCAGGAAACAGATATTATTGGAATAACAATGCCTGTAACAAAGCAGAGCTTCCAGCTTAGAAGTGTTGCCGAAATACCCGAGGTTATAAAATCATCCTTTTATATTGCAAAGACAGGCAGACCGGGGCCTGTGCTTATCGACATACCCAAAGATATTCAGGAGATTGAGGATGAGATTGATTTCAACGTTAAGCTGGAACTGAAGGGTTATAAGCCAACACTCAAAGGTCATCCCAGGCAGATTAAAGAGGCTGCAAAGTTAATTCTCGAGGCTGAGAGGCCAGTCATAATCGCAGGTGGAGGAGTTATAATTTCAGAAGCCTCTGAAGAACTTATGGAGCTTGCACGGCTCATAGGTGCACCAGTAACAACAACACTTATGGGTAAAGGTAGCTTTCCTGAGATGGACCCCCTCGCCCTTGGTGTTCTGGGAATGCATGGAAGAAAGGTTGCCAATTATGCAGTAACTGACAGTGATGTTTTAATTTCAATAGGCATGCGCTTCAGTGATAGGAGCACAGGGGTGGTAAGCTGCTTCGCTCCTGATGCAAAGATTATACATATTGATATTGACCCTGCCGAGAT
Encoded proteins:
- the ilvB gene encoding acetolactate synthase large subunit, whose translation is MKMSGARAIVSGLEKEGVEVIFGIPGGQSIPLYDALYDSSMNHILTRHEQGAAHAADGYARASGKVGVCSATSGPGATNLTTGIANAYMDSSPIVAITGQVPRAFIGKDAFQETDIIGITMPVTKQSFQLRSVAEIPEVIKSSFYIAKTGRPGPVLIDIPKDIQEIEDEIDFNVKLELKGYKPTLKGHPRQIKEAAKLILEAERPVIIAGGGVIISEASEELMELARLIGAPVTTTLMGKGSFPEMDPLALGVLGMHGRKVANYAVTDSDVLISIGMRFSDRSTGVVSCFAPDAKIIHIDIDPAEIGKNVSVDIPVVGDAKTVLKELIRVLRKIMESEKSRAWQEKIKIWKKEFSPKMDYDDVPLKPHRVIKEIMDFLGEDDIVTTEVGQCQMWAHHYMGRSKPRSFISSGGLGTMGFGFPAAMGAKVAKPDVNVIDIAGDGSFLMNIQELATVVENNINVVVGVFDNHYLGMVRQWQELFYDRRYSSVYLGNTLDFVKVAEGFGALGIRVEKPEEIKPALKEAFNAGKPVVLDFMIEHECNIFPMVPPGRCLKDIME
- the yutF gene encoding putative hydrolase YutF, coding for MTFKAFVVDLDGVIYIGDRLLPGAREKIEKLRRQGRVIFLTNNSTKSRKAYVDKLLGLGIDVSEYDIFTSGYASALYIKEKLGIARVFVVGEEGLKKELEAMGHEICFRDCNVVITGLDRDFNYSKMAMASRFIREGAEFIATSPDATFITDRGLMPGGGAIVKAIEVASGRNATVVGKPSKIIGKLIMKELGVKPDEILLIGDRLETDIAFGKAMGMKTALVLTGVTTEEEVKNSKIKPDFVLDRL